The Betta splendens chromosome 4, fBetSpl5.4, whole genome shotgun sequence genome contains a region encoding:
- the mkxa gene encoding mohawk homeobox a, with protein sequence MNAIVFDKLNSQVLFEEKPKDLEMSSRNFSEVIDGHHPDLLSSTQTIRDNQAIRHRLSGGRHIGSKVRHKRQALQDMARPLKQWLYKHRENPYPTKTEKVLLALDSQMTLVQVSNWFANARRRLKNTVRQPDLSWALRIKLYNKYVQGNAERLSISSDDGGSEDEGSPQGTQNCPEELKPIYQSVIKKEASSMVMCAGLHPAALAEDCVSPPKYKSSLLHRYLNDSLRHVMVANAVMDARKRNHSGSFSSNEYDDELLSPSSSEAEANFVYRAETVDHKTSKCDNGYIGVGTVQKKGMRDETYWKEISAAMALTNLAQGKDGASGITSCIIQKSSHIAEIKTVKVPQVQTYHH encoded by the exons ATGAACGCCATAGTGTTCGACAAGCTCAACAGCCAGGTCCTGTTTGAGGAGAAGCCTAAGGACTTGGAAATGAGCAGCAGGAACTTTAGTGAAGTAATCGATGGACATCATCCAGACCTCCTCTCCAGCACCCAGACCATCAGAGACAACCAGGCCATCAGACACCGGCTCAGCGG TGGTCGTCACATTGGCAGCAAAGTTCGACACAAGCGGCAGGCTCTGCAGGACATGGCACGGCCACTGAAGCAGTGGCTCTACAAGCACAGAGAAAACCCCTACCCCACCAAGACAGAGAAAGTTCTTTTGGCTCTTGATTCACAAATGACCCTAGTACAG GTCTCCAACTGGTTTGCTAACGCCAGAAGACGACTGAAGAACACAGTGAGACAGCCAGATCTAAGCTGGGCACTCAGGATCAAGTTGTACAACAAATATGTTCAGGGCAACGCGGAGaggctcagcatcagcagcgatGACGGTGGCTCCGAAG ATGAAGGCAGTCCTCAGGGGACACAAAATTGCCCAGAGGAGCTCAAGCCCATATACCAGAGTGTCATCAAAAAGGAGGCATCGTCTATGGTCATGTGTGcaggactgcatccagctgcacTGGCTGAGGACTGTGTTTCTCCACCCAAGTACAAGAGCAGCCTGCTGCACCGCTACCTGAATGACTCGCTGCGACACGTCATGGTGGCCAACGCGGTCATGGACGCCCGCAAAAGGAACCACTCTGGGTCCTTCAGCTCAAACGAATATGACGACGAGCTACTGTCACCATCCTCTTCCGAGGCCGAGGCGAACTTTGTTTACCGGGCTG AAACCGTGGACCATAAAACAAGTAAATGTGACAA TGGCTACATCGGTGTTGGAACTGTACAGAAAAAGGGCATGAGGGATGAGACATACTGGAAGGAGATCAGCGCAGCCATGGCTTTGACTAACTTGGCGCAGGGGAAGGACGGTGCCTCTGGGATCACCAGCTGCATCATCCAGAAGTCCTCTCACATAGCAGAGATCAAGACTGTTAAAGTGCCACAGGTGCAGACGTATCATCACTAA
- the mtpap gene encoding poly(A) RNA polymerase, mitochondrial, translated as MRSFCLFRIAMASSLAMCRLHVMGRSSLVKCLQNGDTFLHRCVGTNVVAAQVKASRKEETEDGRKSLNAVQVERQEQAERSVLISCHSRTNERKFLKYFSRHGDINKYFFYESYGMYAVVEFASQEGVASLLEGAAIPSIDYESVVPFKSRSFSLRNLGLAESPNQQSGKLCQPQTTIPINELIKKLSKEQSIDQQITSLTEAYQLTEENIRLRFLVCSLLKDIAAAYFPECTIRPFGSSVNGFGKLGCDLDMFLDLDGISGRNMAKSGLSLEYQMKRATSERAVTQSILSVIGECVDQFGPGCVGVQKILNARCPLVRFAHQPSGFQCDLTANNRVAMKSTELLYLYGVLDPRVRCLVFTVRCWARAHGITSSIPGAWITNFSLTVMVLFFLQRRSSPVIPTLDHLKELAGPADKSVIEGNDCTFVSDFSKIQVQSNEETLEQLLCGFFEFYATFPFSRMSINIRKGKEQNKPEMNPLHIQNPFETSLNVSKNVNTTQLERFVALCQESSWLLQQSDTTTPSASSQGDTPVPWGLATLLLPSQVAGIKGRKKKKREPASEMIKSLLESLKNKNPQNNS; from the exons ATGCGCTCTTTCTGCCTTTTCCGAATAGCAATGGCGTCGTCCTTAGCAATGTGCAGGTTACATGTTATGGGCAGAAGTAGTTTGGTGAAATGCTTACAGAATGGCGATACATTTCTGCACAGATGTGTTGGAACAAACGTTGTTGCTGCGCAAGTTAAGGCGTCACGGAAAGAAGAAACCG AGGATGGACGCAAGTCGTTAAACGCCGTACAAGTGGAGAGACAAGAACAAGCAGAAAGATCTGTCCTCATCAGCTGCCATTCCAGAACCAATGAGAGAAAGTTTCTCAAGTATTTTTCCAGGCATGGCGATAtcaacaaatattttttttatgaaaGCTAT GGCATGTATGCAGTAGTGGAGTTTGCCAGTCAGGAAGGTGTTGCCTCTTTACTTGAAGGGGCTGCCATCCCAAGCATCgactatgagtctgtggtgccTTTTAAATCAAGATCCTTCTCCCTGAGGAATTTGGGCTTAGCAGAGTCGCCAAACCAGCAGTCAGGCAAACTCTGCCAACCACAGACCACCATTCCCATCAATGAGCTCATAAAGAAACTGTCCAAAGAGCAGAGT ATAGACCAACAGATAACGTCTTTGACAGAAGCCTATCAACTGACTGAGGAGAACATCAGGTTGCGTTTTCTTGTCTGCTCTCTGCTTAAGGACATTGCTGCTGCTtatttcccagaatgcactATCAGGCCATTTGGTTCTTCAGTGAACGGCTTCGGGAAGCTTGGCTGTGATCTGGACATGTTTCTGGACCTAGATGGCATAAGTGGAAGGAATATG GCCAAATCAGGTCTTTCTCTGGAGTACCAGATGAAGAGGGCGACCTCAGAGCGGGCTGTCACCCAGAGCATCCTTTCTGTCATCGGTGAGTGTGTAGACCAGTTTGGACCCGGCTGCGTCGGGGTACAGAAGATTCTCAACGCCCGTTGTCCTCTAGTGCGCTTTGCCCACCAGCCTTCTGGCTTTCAGTGTGACCTCACAGCCAACAACAG GGTGGCAATGAagagcacagagctgctttacCTGTATGGAGTGTTGGACCCACGGGTGCGATGCCTTGTGTTCACTGTGCGCTGCTGGGCCCGCGCTCATGGAATCACCAGCAGCATCCCTGGGGCTTGGATCACAAATTTTTCCCTTACAGTCATGGtgctgtttttcctgcagaGAAGGAGCTCCCCTGTTATTCCCACACTGGACCATCTCAAAGAGCTTGCAG GTCCTGCAGACAAGAGTGTGATTGAAGGCAACGACTGCACGTTTGTCAGCGACTTCAGCAAAATCCAGGTCCAGAGCAACGAAGAAACATTAG agcaactgctgtgTGGGTTCTTTGAGTTCTATGCCACTTTTCCATTCAGCAGGATGTCCATAAATATCCGAAAG GGGAAAGAGCAGAACAAACCAGAGATGAACCCGCTGCACATCCAGAACCCGTTTGAAACCTCTTTGAATGTCAGCAAGAACGTCAACACCACCCAGCTGGAGCGCTTCGTGGCTTTGTGTCAGGAGAGCTCgtggctgctccagcagagtGACACCACCACGCCCAGCGCTAGCAGCCAGGGAGACACTCCGGTTCCTTGGGGACTTGCTACACTTTTGCTTCCTTCACAGGTTGCCGGGATCAAAGGTcgcaagaaaaagaaaagggagCCTGCCAGCGAGATGATCAAGAGCTTATTAGAATCCTTGAAGAATAAAAATCCGCAAAACAATAGCTGA
- the rab18a gene encoding ras-related protein Rab-18a: MEEDILTTLKILIIGESGVGKSSLLIRFTDDTFDPEQSATIGVDFKVKTIAVDGNKAKLAIWDTAGQERFRTLTPSYYRGAQGVILVYDVTRRETFTKLNNWLGELEAYCTKNDLVKMLVGNKIDKENHELDRAEGLKFARKHSMLFIEASAKTKDGVQCAFEELVEKIIQTPGLWQNESHGRGVQLTDEDAGSGTCGGYCSLT; this comes from the exons ATGGAAGAAGACATATTAACGACGTTAAAAATATTGATAATAGGGGAGAGCGGCGTTGGGAAGTCCAG CCTTTTAATAAGATTTACAGATGACACGTTTGACCCTGAACAATCTGCAACAATAG GAGTTGACTTTAAAGTGAAGACCATTGCTGTGGATGGTAACAAGGCAAAGCTGGCAATATGG GACACTGCAGGACAGGAGCGTTTCCGAACGCTGACGCCGAGTTACTACCGTGGTGCTCAGGGAGTTATTCTGG TGTATGACGTTACTCGAAGAGAAACCTTTACTAAGCTCAATAACTGGCTTGGGGAGCTGGAGGCGTACTGTACAAAAAATGACTTGGTGAAAATGCTTGTAGGAAATAAAATCGATAAG GAAAACCATGAGCTAGACAGAGCTGAAGGACTGAAGTTTGCAAGAAAACATTCCATGCTTTTTATAG AAGCCAGTGCTAAGACCAAAGACGGTGTTCAGTGCGCCTTTGAGGAGCTTGTTGAGAAGATCATCCAGACTCCAGGCTTATGGCAAAATGAGAGCCATGGCCGAGGAGTCCAGCTCACCGATGAAGATGCAGGAAGTGGAACGTGTGGTGGCTACTGCTCTTTGACCTAG
- the map3k8 gene encoding mitogen-activated protein kinase kinase kinase 8 yields MDYKYHGGIELLLAHMNIEDIINAAETLYQLEEEEGEEAGLSFEDEGLSQEEMDEIEETGDSEKEQEEYSGAVGGVRYGTASDLLSFVNLLSNMKAAALQHLPQEMGVLLNKDMVVKKGRYQINLDVLLFPWKLIYKNPGTGLVPKGSFGKVHLAQDIKTRKRMACKLIPMENFKAADVEFQARFHHENIAELYGALFWDQTVHLFMEAGEGGSVLEKLESYGPMREFEIIWVTQQVLRGLEYLHSNKVIHHDIKPSNIVLMSDKAVLVDFGLTVQMTEDIYIPRDLRGTEMYMSPELVLCRGHSTKTDIYSLGTTIIHMQTGSPPWVRRYPRTAYPSYLYIIDKQAPPLEDIPEDCSLAMRSFLERALERNPALRSCASELLKDEAINPPREEQPRCWSLDSALEEATHTMLRQQSQRHDTTQESSLYSEGSGHVRRKGSLYIDLGALSGYSKLVAGPPTSEYG; encoded by the exons ATGGATTACAAATATCACGGTGGAATTGAACTGCTCTTGGCTCACATGAACATAGAGGACATCATCAACGCTGCAGAAACTCTGTATCagcttgaggaggaggagggggaggaggcaggcTTGTCATTCGAGGACGAAGGTCTCTCTCAGGAGGAAATGGATGAGATTGAGGAGACGGGGGATTcggagaaggagcaggaagaatATTCGGGTGCAGTTGGTGGTGTTCGGTACGGGACGGCGTCAGACCTCCTTTCCTTTGTCAACCTGCTCTCTAACATGAAGgcggcagcgctgcagcaccTGCCTCAGGAGATGGGAGTCCTGCTGAATAAG GACATGGTTGTGAAAAAAGGCCGTTACCAGATCAACTTGGATGTGCTCCTGTTTCCATGGAAATTAATCTACAAGAATCCTGGGACTGGCCTTGTGCCCAAGGGCTCATTTGGGAAAGTCCACTTGGCTCAGGACATCAAAACCAGGAAGAGAATGGCTTGCAAACTG ATTCCCATGGAGAACTTCAAAGCAGCTGATGTGGAGTTCCAGGCCCGTTTCCATCATGAGAATATAGCCGAGCTCTACGGCGCCCTGTTCTGGGACCAGACTGTTCACCTGTTCATggaggctggagagggaggCTCGGTCCTGGAAAAACTGGAGAGCTACGGCCCCATGAGGGAGTTTGAGATCATCTGGGTGACTCAGCAAGTCCTGCGGGGTCTGGAATATCTACACTCTAACAAAGTCATCCATCACGACATCAAAC CCAGCAACATCGTTCTGATGTCAGACAAGGCAGTGCTGGTTGACTTTGGTCTAACTGTGCAGATGACAGAAGACATTTACATTCCCAGAGACCTAAGAGGAACAGAG ATGTATATGAGTCCAGAGCTGGTTCTGTGTCGGGGACATAGCACCAAGACGGACATCTACAGCCTAGGCACCACCATCATCCACATGCAGACTGGTAGCCCCCCTTGGGTCCGCAGATACCCTCGCACCGCCTACCCGTCCTACCTCTACATT ATTGACAAACAGGCACCCCCGCTGGAGGACATACCGGAGGACTGCAGCTTGGCCATGCGCTCTTTTCTGGAGCGGGCCCTGGAAAGGAACCCCGCTCTTCGGAGCTGTGCTTCTGAACTGCTGAAAGATGAGGCCATCAACCCGCCCAGAGAGGAACAGCCGCGCTGCTGGAGCCTCGACTCGGCCTTGGAGGAAGCTACGCATACGATGCTACGGCAACAGAGTCAGCGCCATGACACCACGCAGG aaTCGTCTCTTTACTCCGAAGGTTCAGGCCATGTGAGAAGAAAGGGCTCTTTGTACATTGACCTGGGGGCCTTGTCAGGTTACAGTAAACTGGTGGCAGGTCCTCCCACCTCTGAATATGGCTAA